In Amblyraja radiata isolate CabotCenter1 chromosome 10, sAmbRad1.1.pri, whole genome shotgun sequence, one DNA window encodes the following:
- the ankrd45 gene encoding ankyrin repeat domain-containing protein 45 isoform X2: protein MKSAEHGHKSGMKSERKINTVKEKAVPTNEDLVNAEDLELENRNNFLSSVLKGDAENLRKCFVDADDPNHEKTYQLLNIHDDIGRNALFAAAMLGHSEVIQELVTRGANVNEQTNRGYTPLHCAAAWGKQESLKTLVGLGANIRTTNFRDEKACDIAKRYSMTDCIEFLDWAEGKLVLELYINNVQETITDLEKTQGKLSKHDKTAYVNACRAKSEWLLTSQNASVEEFEEQKKQLEMIVEPIITKLTLSPQPSKLSKP, encoded by the exons ATGAAGAGCGCAGAGCACGGCCATAAATCAG gcATGAAATCGGAACGTAAAATTAACACTGTAAAAGAAAAGGCAGTCCCAACCAATGAAGATTTAGTAAATGCTGAAGATCTTGAACTAGAGAACAGGAACAACTTTCTTAGCAGTGTGCTCAAAGGAGATGCTGAGAACCTACGCAAGTGTTTCGTAGATGCAGATGATCCAAATCATGAAAAAACGTATCAATTGTTAAATATACATGATGATATTGGCAGAAATGCTCTCTTTGCAGCTGCCATGCTAGGTCATTCTGAAGTTATTCAAGAGTTGGTGACACGAGGAGCAAATGTGAATGAGCAAACCAATCGAG GCTATACCCCTTTACATTGTGCCGCTGCATGGGGGAAACAAGAGAGCCTAAAAACTTTGGTGGGCCTTGGAGCAAACATTCGAACAACCAACTTCAGAGATGAAAAAGCATGTGACATAGCTAAGCGATACTCAATGACTGATTGCATAGAGTTTCTAGACTGGGCAG AAGGCAAACTGGTTTTGGAATTGTATATTAATAATGTCCAGGAAACTATTACTGATCTTGAAAAGACACAAGGCAAGCTGTCTAAGCATGATAAG ACTGCCTATGTAAATGCCTGCCGAGCAAAATCTGAATGGCTTCTTACGTCTCAGAATGCTTCCGTAGAGGAATTTGAGGAACAAAAGAAACAGTTAGAGATGATTGTGGAACCAATCATTACCAAACTAACATTAT CTCCTCAGCCCTCAAAATTATCCAAACCATAA
- the ankrd45 gene encoding ankyrin repeat domain-containing protein 45 isoform X1, protein MKSAEHGHKSGGMKSERKINTVKEKAVPTNEDLVNAEDLELENRNNFLSSVLKGDAENLRKCFVDADDPNHEKTYQLLNIHDDIGRNALFAAAMLGHSEVIQELVTRGANVNEQTNRGYTPLHCAAAWGKQESLKTLVGLGANIRTTNFRDEKACDIAKRYSMTDCIEFLDWAEGKLVLELYINNVQETITDLEKTQGKLSKHDKTAYVNACRAKSEWLLTSQNASVEEFEEQKKQLEMIVEPIITKLTLSPQPSKLSKP, encoded by the exons ATGAAGAGCGCAGAGCACGGCCATAAATCAGGTG gcATGAAATCGGAACGTAAAATTAACACTGTAAAAGAAAAGGCAGTCCCAACCAATGAAGATTTAGTAAATGCTGAAGATCTTGAACTAGAGAACAGGAACAACTTTCTTAGCAGTGTGCTCAAAGGAGATGCTGAGAACCTACGCAAGTGTTTCGTAGATGCAGATGATCCAAATCATGAAAAAACGTATCAATTGTTAAATATACATGATGATATTGGCAGAAATGCTCTCTTTGCAGCTGCCATGCTAGGTCATTCTGAAGTTATTCAAGAGTTGGTGACACGAGGAGCAAATGTGAATGAGCAAACCAATCGAG GCTATACCCCTTTACATTGTGCCGCTGCATGGGGGAAACAAGAGAGCCTAAAAACTTTGGTGGGCCTTGGAGCAAACATTCGAACAACCAACTTCAGAGATGAAAAAGCATGTGACATAGCTAAGCGATACTCAATGACTGATTGCATAGAGTTTCTAGACTGGGCAG AAGGCAAACTGGTTTTGGAATTGTATATTAATAATGTCCAGGAAACTATTACTGATCTTGAAAAGACACAAGGCAAGCTGTCTAAGCATGATAAG ACTGCCTATGTAAATGCCTGCCGAGCAAAATCTGAATGGCTTCTTACGTCTCAGAATGCTTCCGTAGAGGAATTTGAGGAACAAAAGAAACAGTTAGAGATGATTGTGGAACCAATCATTACCAAACTAACATTAT CTCCTCAGCCCTCAAAATTATCCAAACCATAA